One Micromonospora eburnea genomic region harbors:
- a CDS encoding sugar ABC transporter substrate-binding protein, with amino-acid sequence MRKGFLTFAAVGLLATGSMAACGDDSGSDQAGGSNDKKPKIGVILPDSKSSARWETADRKYLEEAFKAAGVDSVIQNAQNDKNAFQTIADQMITDGVTVLMIVNLDSGTGKAVLERAKSQGVATIDYDRLTLGGSAQYYVSFDNEAVGKLQGEGLVKCLTDKGVKNPAIAYLNGSPTDNNATLFKNGYDSVLKPKFDSKEYTKAADDSVPDWDNAQAATIFEQQLTKAGGKIDGVLSANDGLGNAAISVLKKNKLNGKVPVTGQDATAEGLQNILAGDQCMTVYKAVKKEADAAAALAIGLAKGEKKDTDQTVKDPEGGRDVPAVLLEPKAIYKENVKDVVDDGYVTKDELCKGAYAKLCADAGIS; translated from the coding sequence ATGCGCAAGGGCTTCCTCACCTTCGCCGCCGTCGGCCTCCTGGCCACCGGCAGCATGGCCGCCTGTGGTGACGACAGCGGCTCCGACCAGGCCGGTGGCTCGAACGACAAGAAGCCGAAGATCGGCGTCATCCTCCCGGACAGCAAGTCCTCCGCCCGCTGGGAGACCGCGGACCGCAAGTACCTGGAGGAGGCGTTCAAGGCCGCCGGCGTCGATTCCGTCATCCAGAACGCCCAGAACGACAAGAACGCGTTCCAGACCATCGCCGACCAGATGATCACCGACGGCGTGACCGTCCTGATGATCGTCAACCTGGACTCCGGCACCGGCAAGGCCGTGCTGGAGAGGGCAAAGTCCCAGGGTGTGGCCACCATCGACTACGACCGGCTGACGCTGGGCGGCTCCGCCCAGTACTACGTCAGCTTCGACAACGAGGCGGTCGGCAAGCTCCAGGGCGAGGGCCTGGTCAAGTGCCTGACCGACAAGGGCGTCAAGAACCCGGCGATCGCCTACCTCAACGGCTCGCCGACCGACAACAACGCCACCCTGTTCAAGAACGGGTACGACTCGGTGCTCAAGCCGAAGTTCGACTCGAAGGAGTACACCAAGGCCGCCGACGACTCCGTGCCGGACTGGGACAACGCGCAGGCCGCCACAATCTTCGAGCAGCAGCTCACCAAGGCCGGCGGCAAGATCGACGGGGTGCTCTCCGCCAACGACGGCCTCGGCAACGCGGCCATCTCCGTGCTGAAGAAGAACAAGCTCAACGGCAAGGTGCCGGTGACCGGCCAGGACGCCACGGCCGAGGGCCTGCAGAACATCCTCGCCGGCGACCAGTGCATGACCGTCTACAAGGCGGTCAAGAAGGAGGCGGACGCCGCCGCCGCGCTGGCCATCGGGCTCGCCAAGGGGGAGAAGAAGGACACCGACCAGACGGTCAAGGACCCGGAGGGCGGCCGGGACGTGCCGGCCGTGCTGCTGGAGCCGAAGGCGATCTACAAGGAGAACGTCAAGGACGTCGTCGATGACGGCTACGTGACCAAGGACGAGCTCTGCAAGGGCGCCTACGCCAAGCTCTGCGCCGACGCCGGCATCAGCTGA
- a CDS encoding ATP-binding cassette domain-containing protein has protein sequence MSATPLLELRGIDKSFGPVQVLRDVAFTAHAGEVTALVGDNGAGKSTLVKCISGIYPTDAGQFLFDGRPVSIHGPRDAAALGIEVVYQDLALCDNLDIVQNMFLGREKRTGIVLDEPTMEQMAAETLAGLSVRTVKSLRQHVSSLSGGQRQTVAIAKAVLWNSRLVILDEPTAALGVAQTAQVLELVRRLADNGLAVVLISHNMNDVFAVSDRIAALYLGQMVAQVKTTDITHSQVVELITAGRSGSLGLPADPAPGSNGNGAEPADPTPGAAR, from the coding sequence GTGTCCGCAACCCCCCTGCTGGAACTACGCGGGATCGACAAGAGCTTCGGTCCCGTCCAGGTGCTGCGCGACGTTGCCTTCACCGCCCACGCCGGTGAGGTGACCGCGCTGGTCGGCGACAACGGTGCCGGCAAATCAACCCTGGTCAAGTGCATCAGTGGCATCTACCCCACGGATGCCGGCCAGTTCCTCTTCGACGGGCGGCCGGTGAGCATCCACGGCCCCCGGGACGCCGCCGCGCTCGGCATCGAGGTCGTCTACCAGGACCTCGCGCTCTGCGACAACCTCGACATCGTGCAGAACATGTTCCTCGGCCGGGAGAAGCGCACCGGGATCGTGCTCGACGAGCCGACCATGGAGCAGATGGCCGCCGAGACCCTGGCCGGGCTCAGCGTCCGTACGGTGAAGTCGCTGCGCCAGCACGTCTCCAGCCTCTCCGGCGGCCAGCGCCAGACCGTGGCCATCGCCAAGGCGGTGCTCTGGAACAGCCGGCTGGTCATCCTGGACGAGCCGACCGCCGCGCTCGGCGTCGCGCAGACCGCCCAGGTGCTGGAACTGGTCCGCCGACTGGCCGACAACGGCCTGGCGGTCGTCCTCATCTCGCACAACATGAACGACGTCTTCGCCGTCTCCGACCGGATCGCCGCGCTCTACCTCGGCCAGATGGTCGCCCAGGTGAAGACCACCGACATCACCCACTCGCAGGTGGTCGAGCTGATCACCGCCGGCCGCTCCGGCAGCCTCGGCCTCCCCGCCGACCCGGCCCCGGGCAGCAACGGCAACGGCGCCGAGCCCGCCGACCCCACCCCAGGAGCCGCTCGATGA